In Bacillus cytotoxicus NVH 391-98, the following are encoded in one genomic region:
- the accA gene encoding acetyl-CoA carboxylase carboxyl transferase subunit alpha produces MAELEFEKPVVELRNKIRELKEYTKHSQMDFSEEIRILEDKLENLEEEIYGNMKVWDRVQIARHAERPTTLDYIEHLFTDFFECHGDRFFGDDAAIVGGIAKYNGMPVTVIGHQRGKDTKENIRRNFGMPHPEGYRKALRLMKQAEKFNRPIICFIDTKGAYPGKAAEERGQSEAIARNLFEMAGLTVPVICIVIGEGGSGGALGLGVGDYIYMLENSTYSVISPEGAATILWKDATKARDAAEALKITAADLKELGVIDEIIPESRGGAHRNILKQSENINVVLQKTFEQLSGISKDELIEKRYEKYMKIGQVSFSNASIWVK; encoded by the coding sequence ATGGCAGAACTAGAATTTGAGAAACCGGTTGTTGAGCTAAGAAATAAAATTCGTGAACTAAAAGAATATACGAAACACAGCCAGATGGATTTCAGTGAGGAGATTCGTATTTTGGAAGATAAGCTAGAAAATTTAGAGGAAGAAATATACGGCAATATGAAGGTTTGGGATCGCGTTCAAATTGCTCGGCATGCGGAAAGACCAACGACGCTTGATTATATTGAGCACTTATTTACTGATTTTTTCGAATGTCACGGAGATCGATTCTTTGGTGATGATGCAGCGATTGTTGGCGGTATTGCGAAGTATAATGGCATGCCTGTAACTGTAATTGGGCATCAGCGCGGGAAAGATACAAAAGAAAATATTCGCCGTAATTTTGGAATGCCTCATCCAGAAGGCTATCGTAAAGCGCTGCGTTTAATGAAACAAGCGGAAAAGTTTAATCGTCCGATTATTTGTTTTATTGATACAAAAGGTGCTTATCCAGGGAAAGCGGCTGAAGAACGTGGCCAAAGTGAAGCAATCGCTCGCAATTTATTTGAAATGGCGGGACTTACTGTTCCTGTTATTTGTATTGTTATTGGTGAAGGTGGTAGCGGTGGTGCCTTAGGTCTTGGAGTAGGGGATTACATTTATATGCTAGAAAATTCTACTTATTCTGTAATTAGTCCAGAAGGTGCGGCGACTATTCTTTGGAAAGATGCGACAAAAGCGAGAGATGCTGCGGAAGCACTGAAAATTACAGCAGCTGATTTGAAAGAATTAGGTGTAATTGACGAAATTATTCCAGAATCAAGAGGTGGAGCACACCGTAATATTTTAAAACAATCAGAAAATATCAATGTTGTGTTGCAGAAAACGTTTGAACAATTAAGTGGTATTTCGAAAGACGAATTAATTGAAAAACGTTATGAAAAATATATGAAAATTGGGCAAGTTTCGTTTTCAAACGCTTCCATTTGGGTAAAATAA
- the accD gene encoding acetyl-CoA carboxylase, carboxyltransferase subunit beta, whose protein sequence is MLRDLFVKKKKYAAIPSEQVRKDVPDGVMTKCPKCKKIMYTKELLKNLKVCVNCGYHHPMNAWERLDSILDEGSFREYDKEMVSVNPLQFPNYEEKLENDRKKTELNEAVVTGEGTIDEMLVVVAVMDSRFRMGSMGSVVGEKIARAVEKAYELQVPFIIFTASGGARMQEGILSLMQMAKTSVALKKYSNAGGLFISVMTHPTTGGVSASFASLGDYNLAEPGALIGFAGRRVIEQTVREKLPEDFQTAEFLLEHGQLDAVVHRNEMRESLRKILEVHQGEGMAVWQN, encoded by the coding sequence GTGCTAAGAGATTTATTCGTGAAAAAGAAAAAGTACGCTGCAATTCCTTCAGAACAAGTACGAAAAGATGTACCGGACGGTGTTATGACCAAATGTCCAAAATGTAAAAAAATTATGTATACAAAAGAGCTTCTGAAAAATTTAAAAGTATGTGTGAACTGTGGATATCATCATCCGATGAATGCATGGGAACGTCTCGATAGTATATTGGATGAAGGATCATTTCGTGAATATGATAAAGAAATGGTTTCTGTAAATCCACTTCAGTTTCCAAACTATGAAGAGAAATTAGAGAACGATCGAAAGAAAACAGAATTAAATGAAGCGGTTGTGACAGGTGAGGGAACAATTGATGAAATGCTTGTTGTTGTGGCTGTAATGGATTCTCGTTTTCGAATGGGCAGCATGGGCTCTGTAGTAGGCGAAAAAATTGCGCGTGCAGTCGAAAAGGCATATGAATTACAAGTGCCGTTTATCATTTTCACTGCTTCGGGTGGCGCTCGTATGCAAGAAGGTATATTAAGTCTAATGCAAATGGCAAAGACAAGTGTAGCTTTAAAGAAATATAGTAATGCTGGAGGATTATTTATTTCTGTTATGACGCATCCGACAACGGGCGGAGTTTCAGCGAGTTTCGCTTCACTCGGTGACTATAATCTTGCGGAACCAGGTGCACTGATTGGTTTTGCAGGTAGACGTGTTATTGAACAGACGGTGCGCGAGAAACTCCCAGAAGATTTCCAAACCGCAGAATTTTTGTTAGAACATGGCCAGTTGGATGCCGTTGTGCATCGCAATGAGATGAGAGAGTCACTCCGCAAGATTTTAGAAGTTCATCAAGGGGAGGGAATGGCTGTATGGCAGAACTAG
- a CDS encoding FadR/GntR family transcriptional regulator: MTSSNTKVYLEIVKKIRSIMEEDGLVAGDRLPSERELSARLNVGRSSVREALRALELVGLIETRRGEGTFIRNFYENGLVQLIAPFLLQDEKTRQDLLQTKRLIEKDMIRIVCNLADDTFSTVLSNLKQALERQESSIQAFHQTFFKTLIEQVDNYLLYRIWMIVNDYVATLSCKVLIDSIEVYRKLYKALEAKQEEETLNIYDE; this comes from the coding sequence TTGACATCATCAAATACAAAAGTATACCTCGAAATTGTAAAGAAAATTCGCTCCATTATGGAGGAGGATGGTTTAGTTGCAGGTGACCGTTTGCCGTCAGAGCGTGAGTTAAGTGCACGTTTGAATGTTGGGCGTTCGTCTGTACGAGAAGCATTGCGTGCTTTAGAACTGGTAGGATTAATTGAAACAAGGCGCGGTGAAGGGACGTTTATTCGTAACTTCTATGAAAATGGTCTCGTTCAATTGATTGCACCATTTTTATTGCAAGATGAAAAAACTAGACAGGATTTATTACAAACGAAACGATTAATTGAAAAAGATATGATTCGGATTGTCTGTAATTTAGCAGATGATACATTCTCTACGGTGTTAAGTAATTTAAAACAGGCGCTTGAGAGACAGGAAAGTTCAATTCAAGCGTTTCATCAAACGTTTTTCAAAACACTTATTGAACAAGTGGATAACTATTTACTATATCGCATTTGGATGATTGTAAATGATTATGTGGCAACCCTTTCTTGTAAAGTGTTAATAGACTCTATAGAGGTATATAGAAAACTTTACAAAGCTTTGGAAGCAAAACAGGAAGAAGAGACACTGAACATTTATGATGAATAG
- a CDS encoding NAD(P)-dependent malic enzyme yields MHKVHQGKLETVSKVKVENAKDLSLAYSPGVAEPCKEIYDDKSKVYEYTMKGNMVAVVTDGTAVLGLGNIGPEASLPVMEGKAVLFKSFAGVDAFPIALNTNDVEKIIETVKLMEPNFGGVNLEDIAAPNCFIIEERLKKETNIPVFHDDQHGTAIVTVAGLVNALKLVGKKMSDIKVVANGAGAAGIAIIKLLYRYGVRDIIMCDRKGAIYDGRPVGMNPVKEEVAKYTNKDRVEGSLTDVIKGADVFIGVSVEGALTEEMVRTMNNDAIIFAMANPVPEIMPEAAKAAGAAVVGTGRSDFPNQVNNVLAFPGIFRGALDVHATQINEEMKMAAVAAIAELVTADELNEDYIIPAPFDARVAPQVAAYVAKAAMETGVARRQVDPNEVAEKTKRLALIGNE; encoded by the coding sequence ATGCATAAAGTGCATCAAGGAAAATTAGAAACTGTATCAAAAGTGAAAGTAGAAAATGCAAAAGACTTAAGTCTTGCATATTCTCCAGGGGTTGCAGAACCTTGTAAAGAAATTTATGACGATAAAAGTAAGGTATATGAATATACAATGAAGGGAAACATGGTAGCTGTTGTAACAGATGGGACAGCAGTACTTGGTCTTGGGAATATTGGACCAGAAGCATCTCTACCTGTAATGGAAGGTAAAGCGGTATTATTTAAGAGCTTTGCTGGCGTAGATGCATTCCCGATTGCTTTAAATACAAACGATGTAGAAAAAATTATTGAAACTGTAAAATTAATGGAGCCAAACTTTGGCGGTGTAAACTTAGAAGATATTGCAGCTCCAAACTGTTTTATTATTGAAGAACGCTTGAAAAAAGAAACGAATATTCCTGTATTCCATGATGATCAACACGGAACAGCTATCGTAACAGTGGCAGGTCTTGTAAATGCTCTGAAGTTAGTTGGAAAGAAAATGTCTGATATTAAAGTCGTGGCAAATGGTGCAGGTGCAGCGGGTATTGCGATTATTAAACTTTTATACCGCTACGGTGTGCGCGACATTATTATGTGTGACCGTAAAGGAGCGATTTACGACGGCCGCCCTGTTGGTATGAATCCAGTGAAAGAAGAAGTTGCAAAATATACAAATAAAGACCGTGTAGAAGGTTCTTTAACGGATGTTATAAAAGGTGCGGATGTATTCATCGGTGTATCTGTAGAAGGTGCATTAACGGAAGAAATGGTTCGTACGATGAATAACGATGCGATTATCTTTGCAATGGCAAATCCGGTTCCAGAAATCATGCCAGAAGCAGCAAAAGCAGCGGGTGCAGCGGTTGTTGGAACGGGTCGTTCTGACTTCCCGAACCAAGTAAATAATGTGTTAGCATTCCCTGGCATTTTCCGTGGTGCACTTGATGTACATGCTACCCAAATTAATGAAGAAATGAAAATGGCAGCTGTAGCGGCTATAGCAGAGCTTGTAACAGCTGATGAATTAAATGAAGACTATATCATTCCGGCGCCATTTGACGCGCGTGTAGCGCCTCAGGTAGCGGCTTATGTAGCGAAAGCTGCAATGGAGACAGGGGTAGCTCGTCGCCAAGTAGATCCAAATGAAGTTGCTGAGAAAACAAAACGATTAGCGTTGATTGGTAACGAATAA
- the dnaE gene encoding DNA polymerase III subunit alpha produces the protein MKFVHLQCQTVYSLLKSACKIDELVARAKELGFSALAITDENVMYGVIPFYKACKKMGIKPIIGLTASVFNEEEERAYPLVLLAENEVGYQNLLKISSTIMTKSKDGIPKKWLVHYAKGLTAISPGKDGEIEQLLLQGKDERAEEVARTYQNMFGHFYMSVQHHAIQDELLLQEKIEEFVRNMNIPIVATNDVRYINQNDALVQECLLSVQSGTKMTDPDRPRLKTDQYYLKSSAEMEALFSHVEEALRNTIHIAERCHVEIPFHVNQLPKFPVPTNETSDAYLRRMCEEGLYKRYGTPKEVHVNRLYHELEVISRMGFSDYFLIVWDFMKYAHENRILTGPGRGSAAGSLVAYVLEITDIDPIAYNLLFERFLNPERVTLPDIDIDFPDVRRDEMIRYVKDKYGQLRVAQIVTFGTLAAKAAIRDIARVMGLPPRDIDLFSKLIPSKLGITLKEAYEESEALRDFIQGNLLYERVFEIAKRVEGLPRHTSIHAAGVIMSQEPLTKSIAIQEGHNDVYVTQYPADVLEELGLLKMDFLGLRNLTLLENILTFITTTTGKQIDIRNVSLQDEKTFQLLGRGDTTGVFQLESGGMRNVLRGLKPNEFEDIVVVNSLYRPGPMEQIPVFIESKHGRRNIQYLHPDLKPILESTYGVIVYQEQIMQIASKLAGFSLGEADLLRRAVSKKSRDILEEERKHFVQGCLQNGYDQTSAEQIYDLIVRFANYGFNRSHAVAYSMIGYQLAYLKANYPLQFMTALLSSAIGNEDKITQYIRETKRKGFCVLPPSLHRSGYHFQIEGNAIRYSLLSIRNIGMATVTALIEEREKAPFQDLFEFCLRMPVKFVTERNLEAFVWSGCFDDFQVSRTTLFNSIKGALEYASLARELGEESVPKSVYVQGKELSFIEQLNKEKETLGFYLSSYPTAQYASLVKELEIPSLAQAMRQKGKVQRAIVYITRVKIIRTKKMQKMAFVTFCDQNDEMEAVVFPETYIHFSERLQEGEIVLVEGTVESRNNKLQWIINGLYSLEQMDVYNEMKEASIYVKLPSQYDKKLFNQVTKILFHYSGFAKVLIYYEKEHKVVQLSRSLSIHPSEECLRTLREIVGKENVVVKI, from the coding sequence GTGAAGTTTGTGCATTTACAATGTCAAACCGTTTATAGTTTGTTAAAAAGTGCTTGTAAAATTGATGAACTTGTGGCTAGAGCGAAAGAACTTGGGTTTTCAGCTCTTGCAATTACAGATGAAAACGTGATGTACGGAGTTATTCCATTTTATAAAGCATGTAAGAAGATGGGGATAAAGCCGATTATCGGATTAACAGCTTCCGTTTTTAATGAGGAAGAAGAACGCGCTTATCCACTTGTTTTATTGGCTGAAAATGAAGTAGGTTATCAAAATCTATTGAAAATTTCTAGCACCATTATGACAAAGTCTAAAGATGGAATTCCAAAAAAGTGGCTTGTCCATTATGCGAAAGGATTAACCGCAATTTCACCAGGGAAAGATGGAGAAATTGAACAATTATTATTGCAAGGAAAAGATGAGCGTGCAGAAGAAGTTGCCCGCACGTACCAAAATATGTTTGGCCATTTTTATATGAGTGTGCAGCATCATGCAATTCAAGATGAATTATTGTTGCAAGAAAAAATAGAAGAGTTTGTCAGAAATATGAACATTCCAATCGTGGCAACAAATGATGTTCGTTATATTAATCAAAACGATGCACTTGTGCAAGAATGTTTATTATCTGTCCAGAGCGGTACAAAGATGACGGATCCGGATAGGCCAAGGTTGAAAACGGATCAGTACTATTTGAAATCATCCGCTGAAATGGAAGCCTTATTTTCTCATGTGGAAGAAGCACTTCGTAATACCATTCATATTGCAGAACGTTGCCATGTAGAAATTCCATTTCATGTGAATCAATTACCGAAATTTCCTGTTCCTACTAATGAAACGAGCGATGCTTATTTGCGCCGAATGTGCGAAGAGGGGCTATATAAACGCTATGGAACGCCAAAAGAGGTACATGTGAACCGTTTATATCATGAACTTGAAGTTATCTCTCGCATGGGGTTCAGTGATTATTTCCTCATCGTATGGGACTTTATGAAATATGCACACGAGAATAGGATTTTAACAGGGCCAGGACGTGGATCGGCAGCGGGTTCACTTGTCGCATATGTACTAGAGATTACAGATATTGACCCAATTGCATACAATTTATTATTTGAAAGATTTTTAAATCCAGAACGTGTTACACTTCCGGATATTGATATTGATTTTCCTGATGTAAGACGCGATGAAATGATTCGTTATGTAAAGGATAAATACGGCCAGCTTCGTGTTGCTCAAATTGTTACGTTCGGAACACTGGCTGCAAAAGCAGCAATCCGTGATATTGCTCGTGTAATGGGATTGCCGCCTCGAGATATTGATTTGTTCTCTAAACTGATTCCATCGAAACTTGGGATTACATTGAAAGAAGCTTATGAGGAGTCAGAAGCACTTCGTGATTTTATTCAAGGAAATCTTTTGTATGAACGTGTGTTTGAAATTGCAAAACGTGTGGAAGGATTACCGCGTCATACGTCTATCCATGCAGCTGGCGTTATTATGAGTCAAGAGCCCCTAACAAAAAGTATTGCGATTCAAGAGGGGCATAATGACGTATATGTAACGCAATATCCAGCGGATGTTTTAGAAGAACTTGGACTACTAAAGATGGACTTTTTAGGGTTGCGCAATTTAACATTGCTTGAAAATATTCTTACTTTTATTACAACAACGACTGGAAAACAAATTGATATAAGGAATGTATCGCTCCAAGATGAAAAGACATTTCAATTGCTCGGAAGAGGAGATACAACAGGGGTATTTCAGCTTGAATCAGGTGGAATGCGAAATGTACTTCGCGGGTTAAAGCCAAATGAATTTGAAGATATCGTTGTCGTCAACTCTTTATATCGCCCAGGACCGATGGAACAAATTCCAGTCTTTATTGAATCTAAACATGGAAGACGAAACATTCAATATTTACATCCAGATTTGAAACCGATTTTAGAGAGTACATATGGTGTAATTGTTTATCAAGAACAAATTATGCAAATTGCTTCTAAATTAGCTGGATTTTCACTTGGAGAAGCGGATTTACTTCGCCGTGCAGTCAGTAAAAAAAGTCGAGATATTTTAGAGGAAGAGCGAAAGCATTTTGTGCAAGGTTGTTTACAAAATGGATATGATCAAACATCTGCAGAGCAAATTTACGATTTAATTGTTAGATTTGCAAATTACGGTTTTAACCGAAGCCATGCGGTGGCCTACAGTATGATTGGGTATCAACTTGCATATTTAAAAGCGAATTATCCACTTCAGTTTATGACCGCTCTATTATCCAGTGCAATTGGAAATGAAGATAAGATTACGCAATATATACGCGAAACAAAACGCAAAGGTTTCTGTGTTTTGCCGCCATCACTTCATAGAAGTGGCTATCATTTTCAAATTGAAGGGAATGCGATTCGTTATAGCCTTCTTTCCATTCGAAATATTGGGATGGCAACAGTGACTGCTTTGATTGAAGAAAGAGAGAAAGCGCCGTTTCAAGATTTATTTGAGTTTTGTCTTCGAATGCCAGTGAAATTTGTAACAGAGCGCAATTTAGAGGCGTTTGTTTGGTCTGGTTGTTTCGATGATTTTCAAGTTTCACGAACAACTTTGTTTAACAGCATAAAGGGTGCTCTAGAATACGCAAGTCTTGCGCGTGAATTAGGAGAAGAAAGTGTACCAAAATCAGTTTACGTGCAAGGGAAAGAGTTGTCTTTTATCGAACAATTGAATAAGGAAAAAGAAACGCTTGGTTTTTATTTATCAAGTTATCCGACAGCTCAGTATGCAAGTTTAGTAAAAGAATTAGAAATCCCTTCTCTTGCGCAAGCAATGAGACAAAAAGGAAAAGTACAACGCGCGATTGTTTACATTACAAGAGTGAAAATAATTCGCACAAAAAAAATGCAAAAAATGGCATTTGTTACGTTTTGTGATCAGAATGATGAAATGGAAGCGGTTGTTTTTCCAGAGACATACATTCATTTTTCAGAAAGGTTACAAGAAGGAGAAATTGTTCTTGTTGAGGGAACGGTAGAATCTAGAAATAATAAATTACAGTGGATTATAAATGGGCTGTATTCATTAGAACAAATGGATGTATATAACGAAATGAAAGAAGCATCCATTTATGTCAAATTACCTTCGCAGTACGATAAGAAGTTATTCAATCAAGTTACAAAAATATTATTTCACTATTCAGGTTTTGCGAAAGTACTAATTTATTATGAAAAGGAACATAAAGTGGTACAATTATCTCGTAGTTTGTCAATCCATCCGAGCGAGGAATGTTTAAGAACACTTCGTGAAATTGTCGGCAAAGAAAATGTGGTCGTAAAAATATAA
- a CDS encoding YtrH family sporulation protein — MDIREQTFFSLLIISYFIAFGVLLGGSLIGGIGAFLIGKPALTYINQFAQNLRIWALVAAIGGTFDTFYSFERSFFEGDMKDIVKQILLIFFATGGMQTGLIIIKWLTQEHV, encoded by the coding sequence ATGGACATAAGAGAACAAACTTTTTTCTCTCTTCTTATTATTAGTTACTTTATTGCCTTTGGGGTCCTACTCGGCGGCTCGTTAATCGGAGGAATTGGAGCATTTCTTATTGGCAAACCAGCCCTTACCTACATCAATCAATTCGCACAAAACTTACGAATTTGGGCACTGGTAGCGGCAATTGGTGGTACTTTCGATACATTTTATAGCTTTGAGAGAAGTTTTTTTGAGGGAGATATGAAAGATATTGTGAAACAAATTTTACTTATCTTCTTTGCAACAGGTGGCATGCAAACTGGTCTTATTATTATTAAATGGTTAACACAGGAGCATGTATGA
- the ytrI gene encoding sporulation membrane protein YtrI — protein sequence MRVPSASTAKRWYLFLAGAAVGGVISWFIFLYIYGIFQQEQASQIAEQKYIINKQEEKLRVLLEDQDKLNKENKRLLTIQEIKIKIINGEKYDLDNLTLENMTTSIHNDLQHLLTKNIQSIAKNKELLKKLIENKTYKHYDRMYRFKVDMISFDTVLEISVHIEKEK from the coding sequence ATGAGAGTTCCCAGCGCTTCTACTGCCAAACGATGGTATTTATTTTTAGCTGGTGCTGCTGTTGGCGGTGTAATTAGCTGGTTTATCTTCCTCTACATATATGGCATCTTCCAGCAAGAACAAGCTAGTCAAATTGCAGAACAAAAATACATTATAAATAAACAAGAAGAAAAACTACGTGTGCTTCTTGAAGATCAAGATAAACTGAATAAGGAGAATAAACGACTCTTAACAATTCAAGAAATTAAAATAAAAATTATCAACGGGGAAAAATATGACTTAGACAACCTTACACTTGAGAACATGACTACTTCTATTCATAACGACCTCCAGCATCTTTTAACGAAAAATATTCAAAGTATCGCTAAAAATAAAGAACTGCTCAAAAAATTAATTGAAAATAAAACCTATAAACATTATGACCGTATGTATCGCTTTAAAGTCGACATGATTTCTTTTGATACTGTACTTGAAATTAGTGTTCATATAGAAAAAGAAAAGTAG
- a CDS encoding DHH family phosphoesterase, whose protein sequence is MHEQILAAIQEFDTIIIHRHVRPDPDALGSQCGLGTMLQESFPEKNIYMVGYNEPSLSYLRVMDEIEDSVYENALVIVCDTANQERVCDQRYTKGKMLIKIDHHPNEDPYGDITWVDTTASSTSELIYEFYSYGKEKGLKMTAEAARLIFAGIIGDTGRFLFPNTTAKTFRYVSELVEMGVTFTELYDEMYKTKEKIARLNGYILQNFTMTEEGAAYIKLTKEILQQFDVLPSEASGVVGALGNIDGLKSWVLFLEEDDVIRVRLRSKGPVINTLAMQYNGGGHPMASGAKVSSWEEADRLFEDLRVICK, encoded by the coding sequence ATGCATGAACAAATTTTAGCGGCAATCCAAGAGTTTGATACAATTATTATTCATCGTCATGTGCGTCCAGATCCAGATGCACTAGGATCTCAATGTGGACTGGGCACAATGTTACAAGAATCGTTTCCAGAAAAAAATATTTATATGGTTGGTTACAATGAACCGTCTTTATCGTATTTACGAGTAATGGACGAGATTGAAGATAGTGTATATGAAAATGCACTTGTTATTGTTTGTGATACAGCCAATCAGGAACGTGTTTGTGATCAGCGCTATACAAAAGGGAAGATGTTAATTAAAATTGATCATCATCCAAATGAAGACCCGTACGGGGATATTACATGGGTGGATACAACAGCAAGCTCTACAAGTGAATTAATTTACGAGTTTTATTCTTATGGGAAAGAGAAAGGCTTAAAAATGACAGCGGAAGCAGCGCGTCTTATTTTCGCAGGAATTATTGGAGATACAGGACGTTTCTTATTTCCGAATACAACCGCAAAAACGTTCCGCTATGTCAGTGAACTTGTCGAAATGGGTGTTACATTTACTGAATTATATGATGAGATGTATAAAACGAAAGAGAAAATCGCTCGTTTAAACGGCTACATTTTACAAAATTTTACGATGACAGAAGAAGGTGCGGCCTACATTAAGTTAACGAAAGAAATATTACAACAATTTGATGTGCTTCCTTCAGAAGCATCTGGTGTTGTAGGAGCGCTTGGTAATATTGATGGATTGAAATCATGGGTTCTGTTTTTAGAAGAGGACGATGTTATTCGTGTTCGTCTTCGTTCAAAGGGACCTGTTATTAATACTTTAGCAATGCAATATAATGGTGGGGGACATCCGATGGCTTCTGGTGCGAAAGTATCTTCTTGGGAAGAAGCAGATCGTCTTTTTGAAGATTTACGTGTCATTTGCAAGTAA
- a CDS encoding YtpI family protein, which yields MPVLVFCIIISFMLYLFYKTKYFRTNRPMEKGWLSGKSAMALGSFVALFGFNQFFLELSTARIIVGALFLLFGIASILNGFRQYKHFLPLAVKEAEAYKTM from the coding sequence ATGCCAGTATTAGTCTTTTGTATTATCATCTCATTTATGTTGTATCTTTTCTATAAAACAAAATATTTTCGTACAAACCGTCCAATGGAGAAAGGCTGGCTTTCCGGAAAGTCGGCAATGGCACTCGGTTCATTTGTTGCTTTATTTGGTTTCAATCAATTTTTCCTAGAGCTTTCTACTGCCCGAATCATTGTCGGCGCATTATTTCTCTTATTTGGCATTGCAAGTATTTTAAATGGCTTCCGTCAATATAAGCATTTCTTACCTCTAGCTGTAAAAGAAGCAGAAGCCTATAAAACAATGTAA
- a CDS encoding CBS domain-containing protein, giving the protein MATKHNQILEHINNLPVGHKISVRQIAKDLGVSEGTAYRAIKDAENKGYVSTIERVGTIRIEQKKKENIEKLTYAEVVNIVDGQVLGGREGLHKTLNKFVIGAMKLEAMMRYTEAGNLLIIGNRTNAHQLALERGAAVLITGGFDTEDYVKKLADELRLPIISSSYDTFTVATLINRAIYDQLIKKEIVLVEDILTPIEETLYLKPDDKVERWHAYNKETMHGRYPIIDDNKKVLGIVTSKDMIGVAKETPIEKVMTKQPITVNGKMSVAAAARMMVWEGIEMLPVVDEGSKLQGIISRQDVLQALQMIQRQPQVGDTIDDIVTSQFVNQKETKHEQNYQFSVTPQMTNSLGTLSYGVFTTIVTEATNRVIRAQKKSDLIVENLTIYFVKPVQIDHIVSVHPKVLEIGRKFGKVDVEVHHEGNVVGKALLMVQLIDR; this is encoded by the coding sequence TTGGCTACCAAACATAACCAAATTTTAGAGCATATTAATAACTTGCCAGTAGGGCATAAAATTTCTGTCCGTCAAATTGCGAAGGATTTAGGTGTCAGTGAAGGAACAGCATATCGCGCAATTAAGGATGCAGAAAATAAAGGGTATGTAAGTACGATTGAACGCGTGGGAACAATTCGAATTGAACAAAAGAAGAAAGAAAATATTGAAAAACTGACATATGCAGAAGTCGTTAACATTGTCGATGGCCAAGTGTTAGGTGGGAGAGAAGGATTACATAAGACATTAAATAAATTCGTAATTGGCGCAATGAAATTAGAAGCGATGATGCGCTATACAGAAGCTGGGAACTTATTGATTATTGGGAACCGTACAAATGCGCATCAGCTTGCACTAGAAAGAGGAGCTGCTGTATTAATTACAGGTGGGTTTGATACGGAAGATTATGTGAAGAAATTAGCAGATGAATTGAGGTTGCCGATTATTTCAAGTAGCTATGATACATTTACGGTGGCGACACTAATTAATCGCGCGATTTACGATCAGCTTATTAAAAAGGAAATCGTACTTGTTGAAGATATTTTAACACCAATTGAAGAAACGTTATATTTAAAGCCAGATGATAAAGTGGAGAGATGGCATGCTTATAATAAAGAAACGATGCATGGACGTTATCCAATCATCGATGACAATAAAAAAGTATTAGGAATCGTAACGTCAAAAGATATGATTGGGGTTGCAAAAGAAACACCGATTGAGAAGGTCATGACAAAGCAACCGATTACAGTGAATGGAAAAATGTCTGTTGCTGCGGCAGCACGTATGATGGTTTGGGAAGGAATTGAAATGCTTCCTGTGGTGGATGAAGGAAGCAAACTGCAGGGAATTATTAGTCGTCAAGATGTACTTCAGGCATTGCAAATGATTCAGCGTCAGCCACAAGTAGGAGACACAATTGATGATATCGTAACAAGTCAATTTGTAAATCAAAAAGAAACAAAACATGAACAAAATTATCAATTTTCAGTAACGCCACAAATGACGAATTCATTAGGAACGTTATCTTATGGTGTATTTACAACGATTGTAACAGAGGCGACCAATCGTGTGATTCGAGCGCAAAAGAAGAGTGATTTAATCGTTGAAAATTTAACGATTTACTTTGTAAAACCGGTCCAAATTGATCATATCGTATCAGTTCATCCAAAGGTATTAGAAATTGGTCGTAAATTTGGAAAAGTTGATGTCGAAGTACATCATGAAGGAAATGTTGTGGGGAAAGCACTGCTTATGGTGCAGTTAATTGATCGATAA